One part of the Candidatus Diapherotrites archaeon genome encodes these proteins:
- a CDS encoding DNA-directed RNA polymerase subunit B'', whose protein sequence is MTKSPSSDVLTQSWFKSKNFADTNVRSFNQFIDEHLNEIIHENKTIVPKIEEVRIELEDIEVLKPRIVEADGSPRNDFYPMEARIRNRTYSAPLFLTMRLLRRDVEQDVKKTYIGELPVMLKSKLCHLQGKTAEELINMGEDPMDFGGYFVINGSEKALTAQEVLASDRILTTESTGDKTNAEVISTKGAFKGRVRVTRAKDGMLSVTFPASPRKLRLFALLRALGLKDEQEIQNAFPDSPEVRNDVLINSEANDVTDEEDALDRIGKYVAPGQVIDYRLRRAQEVIDAFLLPHIGDQKEDRRAKAYYLATMATRAIERANGLRGMDDKDHYANKRLELPGKLMEHLFRHSFKYFIKDLTFQIDRTVTRRRKLNISTVVRPGAVTERILFGMSTGNWIGRSTGVSRFMDRVNYLGPLTEFRKVKSPLNKNRELYEARDVHGTHWGRLCCIETPDGPQCGLVKNMGLFSEVTMDVNPNPVEKLLKEMDVHLK, encoded by the coding sequence ATGACTAAAAGCCCCTCTTCCGATGTCCTCACGCAATCCTGGTTTAAATCAAAGAATTTCGCCGACACGAATGTGAGGTCTTTCAATCAGTTCATCGATGAGCATCTGAATGAAATCATCCATGAGAACAAGACGATTGTCCCCAAGATTGAAGAGGTGCGCATCGAATTGGAAGACATCGAAGTGCTCAAACCCCGCATCGTGGAAGCGGATGGGAGCCCGCGCAACGACTTCTATCCCATGGAAGCACGCATACGAAATAGGACGTATTCAGCTCCTCTTTTCCTGACGATGCGTCTACTCCGCCGGGATGTGGAGCAGGATGTGAAGAAAACCTACATCGGGGAACTCCCCGTCATGCTCAAATCCAAATTGTGCCACCTTCAGGGGAAGACGGCCGAAGAACTGATTAACATGGGGGAAGATCCCATGGATTTTGGGGGATATTTCGTCATTAATGGAAGCGAAAAGGCCCTGACCGCCCAAGAAGTATTGGCCTCCGATAGGATTCTCACCACCGAATCCACGGGAGACAAGACGAATGCGGAGGTCATCTCCACGAAGGGGGCATTCAAGGGACGCGTCCGCGTGACGCGGGCTAAAGACGGGATGCTCTCCGTTACGTTTCCCGCATCCCCCCGAAAACTCCGCTTGTTCGCATTGCTGCGCGCATTAGGATTGAAAGATGAGCAAGAGATCCAAAACGCTTTCCCGGATTCCCCTGAAGTGCGGAATGATGTGCTCATCAACTCTGAGGCCAATGATGTCACGGACGAAGAGGATGCCCTGGACCGCATTGGCAAATATGTGGCCCCCGGACAAGTTATCGATTATCGCCTGCGCCGTGCGCAAGAAGTGATCGACGCCTTCCTCCTACCCCACATTGGAGACCAGAAAGAGGATCGCCGGGCCAAAGCCTACTACCTTGCCACCATGGCCACCCGTGCCATCGAACGCGCCAATGGATTGAGGGGAATGGACGACAAGGACCATTATGCCAACAAACGTCTTGAACTCCCGGGAAAGCTCATGGAGCATCTCTTCCGGCACTCCTTCAAATATTTCATCAAGGACCTCACCTTCCAGATTGATCGCACGGTAACCCGGCGGAGGAAACTCAACATTTCCACCGTTGTGCGTCCCGGAGCGGTGACCGAACGCATCCTTTTCGGGATGAGTACCGGAAACTGGATCGGCCGCAGCACCGGGGTATCCCGTTTCATGGATCGGGTGAACTATTTAGGTCCCCTCACCGAATTCCGCAAAGTAAAATCCCCACTGAACAAGAACCGCGAACTGTACGAGGCACGAGACGTGCACGGAACCCACTGGGGAAGGTTGTGCTGCATTGAAACCCCGGATGGACCACAATGCGGATTGGTGAAGAACATGGGGCTGTTCTCCGAGGTCACGATGGACGTGAACCCGAATCCGGTTGAAAAACTATTGAAAGAGATGGATGTGCACCTGAAGTGA
- a CDS encoding DNA-directed RNA polymerase subunit H, whose amino-acid sequence MLKSLSEHHLVPQHELLSHEEAKTLLSQFGLEMDKLPQISQEDPVTVELGGKVGDIIRIIRISPVAGESIYYRRVM is encoded by the coding sequence ATGCTCAAATCGTTATCCGAACACCACTTGGTTCCCCAACACGAATTGCTTTCCCACGAGGAAGCCAAAACATTGCTCTCCCAATTTGGGTTGGAGATGGACAAACTCCCCCAAATTTCACAAGAAGATCCTGTCACTGTTGAACTCGGCGGGAAAGTGGGGGATATCATCCGCATCATCCGCATCTCCCCCGTAGCGGGGGAATCCATCTACTACCGGCGGGTGATGTGA
- a CDS encoding mechanosensitive ion channel family protein produces the protein MASVFLQTILQLDTTIFGNTVEQYLLYAGTVVLFILGGRILQYILDIYGKRLAAKTKSDWDDILIDVISTPARFLLTTAGLVIAAELFLTFSSPEIEAFYYNVVGLLFLGVITWSLIKLVDIFAERVLMKLAAQTKSNLDDQLVPLFKRAAKYLIVILALLLAMSNFGYDITALLAGLGIGGLAVAFAAQETIKDIFGGIVIFSNKTFLVGDRITVDNITGVVEQINMRTTRLRNWEGRLVTFPNSKIAASTIENWAKAQARRTFMTIQVTYDTPSKKLEKAKEILKEAVDSTEGTLREEGKGKALVWFANFSAHSLDINFIYWVQDEKRLLDIWDEVNMKIKNGFEKTKIEFAYPTQTLFLQKNK, from the coding sequence ATGGCATCCGTGTTCCTCCAGACGATTCTCCAATTGGACACTACTATTTTCGGGAATACGGTGGAGCAGTACCTCCTCTACGCGGGGACGGTAGTCCTCTTTATCCTGGGGGGGAGGATCCTCCAGTACATCCTTGACATCTATGGCAAGCGTTTGGCCGCCAAAACCAAATCGGATTGGGATGATATCCTGATTGACGTCATTTCCACCCCCGCCCGGTTCCTGTTGACCACGGCAGGATTGGTCATCGCAGCCGAATTGTTCCTTACATTTTCCTCTCCTGAGATTGAAGCCTTCTACTACAATGTGGTCGGCCTTCTATTCCTGGGGGTCATCACCTGGTCGCTCATCAAATTAGTTGACATTTTTGCTGAAAGGGTGCTGATGAAGCTGGCCGCCCAGACCAAATCCAATCTGGATGACCAACTCGTGCCCCTATTCAAACGGGCCGCCAAATACCTCATTGTGATTCTCGCCCTGCTCCTCGCCATGAGCAACTTTGGTTATGACATCACCGCCCTCCTCGCGGGATTGGGAATTGGAGGGTTGGCGGTGGCCTTCGCGGCGCAGGAGACCATCAAGGACATCTTCGGGGGCATCGTGATCTTCTCCAACAAGACATTCCTCGTGGGGGATAGGATTACCGTTGATAATATCACGGGAGTCGTGGAGCAAATCAACATGCGCACCACCCGCCTGCGCAATTGGGAGGGACGATTAGTCACTTTCCCCAATTCTAAGATCGCCGCTTCAACCATTGAGAATTGGGCCAAGGCCCAAGCGCGGCGGACATTCATGACCATCCAAGTGACATATGATACGCCCTCCAAAAAGCTGGAGAAAGCCAAAGAAATATTGAAGGAGGCCGTTGATTCCACGGAAGGGACGTTGCGCGAGGAAGGAAAGGGCAAAGCATTAGTCTGGTTCGCCAATTTCAGCGCCCACTCATTGGATATTAATTTCATCTATTGGGTGCAGGACGAGAAACGCCTCCTCGACATCTGGGATGAAGTGAACATGAAGATCAAGAACGGCTTCGAGAAAACCAAGATCGAATTCGCCTATCCCACGCAAACGCTGTTCCTCCAAAAGAATAAATAA
- a CDS encoding glycosyltransferase family 2 protein, whose product MPNTHDIAILIPARNEARNLPATIEAVSQSDPVKGYGMDITVCANACTDATPKVLERLKTRHQNLTTIHEWVPGKPHALNALLAHTEDTKSMGSEDVVVFLDADAQVQKETISQLANSLQRNRRLKGVSANDIPQAPLSESVMAHLLFGMSEVSISSIAMQDRKSSCTAVRASAVRGVRFPENIIADEVWLGMYLGFDSVDTHPQAIVKVKAPAHFLEFATRRVKHVMGLYQLEEHFSSEELRANIPLGIHEHLKALVIEPEIREQFSQLDAVYKVANILSFPVHAAIKTIAWVGYRIMPKTRSSTRTLMKNEDVSPASTLSPSA is encoded by the coding sequence ATGCCCAATACCCACGATATTGCCATTCTTATCCCGGCCCGGAACGAGGCCAGGAACCTCCCCGCCACCATCGAAGCGGTGTCCCAGTCCGACCCCGTCAAAGGCTATGGGATGGACATTACTGTCTGCGCCAATGCGTGTACGGATGCCACCCCCAAGGTGTTGGAGCGCCTGAAAACCCGCCACCAGAATCTGACCACCATCCACGAATGGGTGCCTGGAAAGCCGCACGCGCTGAACGCCCTACTCGCCCACACCGAAGATACCAAATCCATGGGAAGCGAGGACGTAGTTGTATTCCTGGATGCGGATGCCCAGGTTCAAAAGGAGACCATTTCCCAATTAGCTAATTCCCTCCAACGCAATCGCCGATTGAAGGGAGTGAGCGCCAATGATATCCCCCAAGCCCCTTTGTCCGAAAGTGTGATGGCCCACCTCCTCTTCGGGATGAGTGAGGTTTCCATTTCTTCCATCGCCATGCAGGACCGAAAATCATCCTGCACCGCAGTCCGCGCAAGCGCCGTGCGTGGGGTTCGATTTCCAGAGAACATCATTGCAGATGAAGTGTGGCTGGGCATGTATTTGGGGTTTGATTCCGTGGATACGCACCCTCAAGCCATAGTGAAGGTAAAAGCCCCCGCTCACTTTCTTGAATTCGCCACGCGGCGCGTGAAACATGTGATGGGATTATATCAGTTGGAGGAACACTTCAGTTCGGAAGAGCTGCGCGCCAACATCCCTCTTGGAATACACGAGCACCTAAAAGCCTTGGTGATCGAGCCTGAGATCAGGGAGCAGTTCTCCCAATTGGATGCGGTGTATAAGGTAGCGAACATCCTTTCCTTCCCCGTGCATGCCGCCATCAAGACAATAGCATGGGTAGGATACCGTATCATGCCCAAGACGCGATCCTCAACACGCACGCTCATGAAGAATGAGGACGTTTCTCCCGCTTCTACCCTTTCCCCCTCCGCGTGA
- a CDS encoding lycopene cyclase domain-containing protein translates to MSGILYLLYLVLVLGGTLAMIKIMSIRFSPRKAWSAVNAIGIVALLFIAWDTLAVARGHWTFGPEHLMGLFIGNQPIEEILFFFIIPFFGLGVWEWVGQKNGGA, encoded by the coding sequence ATGAGCGGGATTCTCTATCTCCTATACCTGGTCCTCGTCCTTGGGGGGACGCTGGCCATGATTAAGATAATGAGCATTCGTTTCTCCCCCCGGAAAGCGTGGAGTGCCGTGAATGCTATTGGAATAGTGGCGCTTCTCTTTATCGCGTGGGATACCCTGGCGGTGGCGCGGGGGCATTGGACATTCGGTCCTGAACACCTCATGGGTCTTTTTATCGGCAACCAGCCCATCGAAGAAATACTATTCTTTTTCATCATCCCCTTCTTCGGATTGGGGGTTTGGGAATGGGTAGGTCAAAAGAATGGAGGGGCCTGA
- a CDS encoding lycopene cyclase domain-containing protein, with product MEYTIWVSLALFGVWMLDLILETKVIRPTRRLVFTTGIFLVFQLVFDNLFTSQGIWRFNPNAVLGIYLPIIPLENLLFGTALLWSTLILYTQFQKMQYDPHPPKEAPATFPDQTVFPFPKKSIVSRTTENHFRGNT from the coding sequence ATGGAATACACCATTTGGGTTTCCCTGGCCCTGTTCGGGGTGTGGATGTTAGACCTGATCCTGGAAACGAAAGTCATTCGACCCACGCGCCGGTTGGTTTTCACCACTGGAATATTCCTCGTATTCCAGCTCGTATTCGACAACCTGTTTACTTCCCAGGGGATATGGAGGTTTAATCCAAACGCAGTATTGGGAATATACCTTCCCATCATCCCCCTCGAGAACCTCCTGTTCGGCACCGCCTTGTTGTGGAGCACTCTTATTTTATACACGCAATTCCAGAAGATGCAATATGACCCGCATCCCCCCAAAGAAGCGCCCGCTACTTTCCCGGATCAGACGGTCTTCCCATTTCCAAAAAAAAGCATTGTATCGCGAACGACTGAGAACCATTTCCGAGGAAATACTTGA
- the crtI gene encoding phytoene desaturase family protein has translation MPPRPVKKIIPSHVSFAIIGAGLGGLALACRLASRGKNVHVFEKNPFPGGRLSSFTKKGYTIDRGPTFVLMPGEFEELFSYCGRRMENYFQFENLHPYLRIHYWDGTSLDMSSRLPHAKKEFERVSSGSWQGVLDFLAYEQQKYDTIYPAFIDRNHSTVKALVLSGEWGKMLGADGFTSMWEHAGSFFPDEKIRLAFSFQSMYVGESPLRTPGTYSMIPFIEMMEGVWYPSGGMPTIMRGIETLARELGVVIHYSCPVERIMVEEKGARGIVLKNGKTITTDTLISNLDLPATYARLIPRENRTTYYPDKKIDSLTYGCSAFMLHLGVKKDYPQLLHHNVFFSPDFLMNFREIFDEKILPTQPSFYVNVPTRTHPKTAPRGKHLLNVLVPVPHLKKDGGVDWKSEKEVFTQRVLERLEASGLTDLRKNIEMIEIFTPDDWEKLGGMHFGSTFGLAPLFLQSSVFRPSQKSEEVENLYFVGASTHPGSGMPMVLISARTCERLLQETEGH, from the coding sequence ATGCCCCCGCGCCCCGTGAAAAAAATAATTCCTTCTCACGTTTCATTTGCCATCATCGGGGCGGGGTTGGGAGGGTTGGCGCTCGCCTGCCGCCTCGCCTCACGCGGTAAAAACGTTCACGTGTTCGAGAAAAATCCATTTCCGGGAGGGAGACTATCTTCTTTCACCAAAAAGGGATATACCATCGACCGGGGGCCCACGTTTGTACTGATGCCGGGAGAATTCGAGGAACTCTTCTCGTACTGCGGGCGACGCATGGAAAACTATTTCCAGTTTGAAAATCTCCATCCCTATCTCCGGATTCACTATTGGGATGGAACATCTTTGGATATGTCCAGCCGTCTTCCCCATGCCAAAAAAGAGTTTGAGCGCGTATCCTCCGGGTCGTGGCAGGGGGTATTGGATTTTCTCGCGTATGAGCAACAAAAATATGACACCATCTACCCTGCCTTCATCGACCGAAATCATTCAACGGTGAAAGCATTGGTTTTATCGGGAGAATGGGGAAAGATGCTGGGGGCCGATGGATTCACCTCCATGTGGGAACACGCCGGAAGTTTTTTTCCGGATGAAAAGATACGATTAGCCTTCTCTTTTCAAAGTATGTACGTGGGGGAGAGCCCCTTGCGCACCCCGGGAACCTATTCCATGATTCCTTTCATCGAGATGATGGAGGGAGTATGGTACCCGTCTGGGGGGATGCCAACCATCATGAGGGGGATTGAAACGTTGGCCCGCGAGTTGGGGGTGGTAATCCACTATTCGTGCCCCGTGGAACGAATAATGGTAGAAGAGAAGGGGGCCAGAGGTATCGTATTGAAGAATGGGAAAACCATAACCACAGATACCCTCATCAGCAATCTTGACCTGCCCGCGACGTATGCACGGTTGATTCCCCGTGAAAACCGGACAACCTACTACCCCGACAAGAAGATAGACTCCCTAACCTATGGCTGTTCGGCCTTCATGCTCCACCTGGGAGTGAAGAAAGATTATCCGCAACTCCTGCACCACAATGTGTTCTTCTCCCCGGATTTTCTAATGAATTTCAGGGAGATTTTCGATGAAAAAATCCTGCCCACCCAACCCAGTTTCTACGTGAATGTTCCAACACGCACCCATCCCAAAACGGCCCCACGGGGGAAACACTTACTGAATGTCTTGGTTCCTGTTCCCCATCTCAAAAAAGATGGAGGAGTGGATTGGAAAAGCGAGAAAGAGGTTTTCACCCAGCGCGTACTGGAAAGATTGGAGGCCAGCGGGTTGACGGACCTCCGTAAGAACATCGAGATGATTGAAATCTTCACCCCAGATGATTGGGAAAAATTAGGAGGCATGCACTTCGGCTCGACATTCGGATTAGCCCCGCTATTCCTCCAGAGCAGTGTTTTCCGGCCCTCCCAAAAAAGCGAGGAGGTGGAAAACCTCTATTTCGTGGGCGCCAGCACCCATCCAGGAAGTGGGATGCCCATGGTTCTTATTTCGGCCCGCACGTGTGAACGCCTCCTGCAGGAGACCGAAGGTCATTGA
- a CDS encoding phytoene/squalene synthase family protein: MRRQMYSITSPQSVPLTESLSSFAIAAESFPLDIRRAATAVHLFCRATDDIVDGKMDPSSKKNKLQEWEKDLHHGWENNSASHPILSAFVNTCREYWIPQTDGFALIEGLRRDLTCHRYATFESLHHYCAAAGGIPGRMMARLVGAPLASMSAAVALGIGMQLTNILRDIQEDFEIGRVYLPHEDIKSFGYTEEELAAGKITPAFQELMRFQVARARSFYVPAREAKYSIPRHARMGTFLCGALYEGILDEIEQRGYDVFSSRVRVSDSRMRQICQEQKTILPGHP, encoded by the coding sequence ATGCGGCGGCAGATGTATTCTATTACTTCCCCCCAATCCGTTCCTCTCACTGAATCCCTATCGAGCTTCGCAATCGCTGCCGAGAGTTTCCCTTTAGACATCCGACGAGCCGCTACCGCTGTACACCTTTTCTGCCGGGCCACCGATGATATTGTCGATGGAAAAATGGATCCATCGAGCAAAAAAAATAAATTGCAGGAATGGGAAAAGGATTTGCACCACGGATGGGAAAATAATTCCGCGTCTCACCCCATCCTATCCGCATTCGTGAATACCTGCCGGGAATATTGGATTCCCCAGACCGACGGATTCGCCCTCATCGAGGGATTGCGGAGGGATTTGACGTGTCATCGCTATGCGACATTTGAATCATTACACCACTATTGCGCCGCCGCGGGAGGCATCCCCGGACGGATGATGGCTCGATTGGTGGGCGCGCCGCTAGCGAGTATGTCCGCCGCGGTCGCTTTAGGCATTGGGATGCAGCTCACTAATATCCTCCGGGACATCCAAGAGGATTTTGAAATAGGGCGCGTGTATTTACCCCACGAAGATATTAAATCGTTCGGATACACGGAGGAGGAGTTGGCCGCCGGGAAAATCACTCCAGCATTCCAGGAACTCATGCGTTTCCAGGTGGCCCGGGCCCGCTCATTTTATGTGCCCGCGCGCGAGGCCAAGTATTCCATTCCTCGTCACGCACGCATGGGAACTTTCCTTTGCGGCGCGCTATACGAAGGGATTTTGGATGAAATTGAACAGCGAGGATACGATGTGTTTTCCTCCCGTGTTCGGGTGTCGGATTCGCGCATGCGCCAAATATGTCAGGAGCAAAAAACCATCCTCCCCGGACACCCTTAA
- a CDS encoding NAD(P)/FAD-dependent oxidoreductase, with protein MDPSSVYDVLVIGAGPAGGNAAYHAARRGLKTILVEEHAAIGEPVHCGECLSEMTEIRCGVKFPKEVIALPVNGVQVIFPDSHKVKLTEKGYVLEKQAFEKWLAARAQDAGSHLSLSTRVTGLTRTTGEWDVDTSQGKIRSKMIIDGSGAAGVGNRMLQLNPRFGVTTGIQYELLDIPQEGYLDFYLWPRLAPEGYLWMIPKNDGRANVGLVTHDIPKAKIYLDQFVKEMGWEGKAKVKTFGGPIPSSGPVKNTYADGILLIGDAAGFTSPLFEGGTQLGMVSGQMAAEVAKDALTKGDVTKAGLSLYEKKWKAEFPSYDRIIQGKKALYNFTDAELNRIGRLMPAELSDLSTLDKAKVGYHVLTRNYDLYQKGIVDAFLAFGYSRAAHYGW; from the coding sequence ATGGACCCATCATCCGTATACGATGTCCTGGTCATCGGCGCCGGCCCAGCTGGGGGTAATGCTGCCTATCATGCGGCCCGGAGGGGATTGAAAACCATCCTCGTGGAAGAGCATGCGGCGATCGGGGAGCCGGTGCATTGCGGGGAATGTCTGAGCGAGATGACCGAAATAAGGTGCGGGGTCAAATTTCCCAAAGAAGTTATCGCCCTCCCCGTGAATGGGGTGCAAGTGATATTCCCAGACTCCCACAAAGTCAAATTGACTGAAAAAGGATACGTGCTCGAGAAACAGGCCTTCGAGAAATGGTTGGCCGCGCGGGCCCAGGACGCGGGGAGCCATTTGTCGTTATCCACCCGCGTGACGGGATTGACACGAACAACTGGGGAATGGGACGTGGATACTTCCCAGGGAAAAATCAGGTCAAAAATGATCATTGATGGTTCAGGTGCGGCGGGAGTGGGAAACAGGATGCTCCAACTCAATCCCCGATTCGGGGTGACGACGGGCATCCAGTATGAACTCCTGGACATCCCCCAGGAAGGCTACCTGGATTTTTACTTGTGGCCCCGGCTAGCGCCAGAGGGCTACCTGTGGATGATCCCCAAGAACGATGGGCGGGCCAACGTGGGGTTGGTGACGCACGATATTCCCAAGGCCAAAATCTATTTGGACCAATTCGTGAAAGAAATGGGATGGGAGGGAAAAGCCAAGGTCAAGACATTCGGAGGGCCCATCCCCTCTTCGGGGCCGGTGAAGAACACGTATGCTGATGGGATACTCCTCATCGGGGACGCGGCTGGGTTTACCTCTCCTTTATTCGAAGGAGGCACCCAACTGGGAATGGTCTCGGGTCAGATGGCCGCGGAGGTGGCAAAGGACGCCTTAACCAAAGGGGATGTGACTAAAGCAGGTTTATCCCTCTATGAGAAGAAATGGAAAGCAGAATTTCCCTCTTATGATAGAATTATCCAAGGGAAAAAAGCCTTGTACAATTTCACTGACGCCGAACTGAATCGCATCGGGCGACTCATGCCCGCTGAGCTCTCAGACCTCTCCACCCTGGACAAAGCCAAAGTGGGATATCACGTCCTCACCCGCAACTACGACCTCTACCAAAAAGGGATCGTGGACGCATTCCTCGCCTTCGGATATTCCCGAGCGGCGCATTATGGGTGGTGA
- a CDS encoding Fe-Mn family superoxide dismutase has translation MTEPKPLTYKSLQGLTEKQISEHHDVLYVGYVKKTDELREALKTVDLTKANQTYSQLRAVKIEEGFAVNGVRLHEGYFAALGGKGGRPSGNLLKMIEEDFGSYEKWEAEFKALGMAARGWVVLAFDWQDMKLHNYICDAHNQGGIWDCSAVLILDVYEHAYFLDYGTNRKEYIEIFMKNLNWGFMEEKAANARMFEMRSPAQG, from the coding sequence ATGACTGAACCCAAACCATTGACTTACAAGAGCTTGCAGGGGCTCACCGAGAAGCAGATCTCGGAACACCACGACGTACTATATGTGGGCTATGTGAAGAAGACGGATGAGTTGAGGGAGGCCCTCAAAACGGTTGATCTCACCAAGGCCAACCAGACCTATTCCCAATTGCGCGCCGTCAAGATAGAAGAAGGATTCGCCGTCAATGGGGTGCGATTACACGAAGGCTATTTCGCCGCCCTCGGGGGGAAGGGAGGAAGGCCTAGTGGAAACCTGTTGAAAATGATCGAAGAGGATTTTGGGTCGTATGAAAAATGGGAGGCCGAATTCAAAGCCCTGGGGATGGCCGCCCGGGGATGGGTGGTGCTGGCATTCGATTGGCAGGACATGAAACTGCATAACTACATCTGCGACGCCCACAACCAAGGAGGTATCTGGGATTGTTCCGCGGTCCTGATATTGGATGTGTACGAGCATGCCTATTTCCTGGACTATGGGACCAACCGAAAAGAATACATCGAGATATTCATGAAAAATCTGAACTGGGGATTCATGGAAGAGAAGGCGGCTAATGCCCGGATGTTCGAGATGCGGTCACCTGCCCAGGGATAA
- a CDS encoding class I SAM-dependent methyltransferase — protein sequence MPTPQATKYLALYEQDVIVRDNTLSLYDTFLRNMGESKTLIQIIQDLLKEKKRIRLLDIGCGNAQVLHELKTHFGDRVHTMGVDLLPPFYPPDEFLQGDVHELPLPLECDLILSFRALHEMGNLPSLLPRIARALGKGGKAYLWVRLRVIEANSDQLEGEMTPTDEAFLEASAPRTKWGETFALVDPILGEFIPKSGVLQEIARGYAIVLHRP from the coding sequence ATGCCCACCCCCCAGGCCACCAAATACCTGGCATTGTATGAGCAGGACGTGATTGTGCGGGACAACACGCTCTCGCTCTATGACACCTTCCTCCGAAACATGGGAGAATCCAAAACTCTCATTCAAATCATCCAGGATTTATTGAAAGAAAAAAAAAGAATACGCTTGCTCGACATCGGGTGTGGGAACGCGCAGGTGCTGCACGAGCTCAAAACCCATTTCGGGGACCGCGTCCACACGATGGGGGTAGACCTCCTGCCCCCCTTTTACCCGCCGGACGAATTTCTACAGGGAGACGTGCACGAACTCCCATTGCCCCTGGAATGTGACCTCATCCTGAGCTTCCGCGCCCTTCATGAGATGGGGAACCTTCCCTCCCTTCTTCCCCGCATCGCCCGCGCATTAGGAAAAGGGGGAAAAGCTTACTTGTGGGTGCGCCTGCGGGTCATCGAGGCCAATTCAGACCAATTGGAAGGGGAAATGACCCCCACTGATGAGGCCTTCCTGGAAGCGAGTGCTCCCCGCACCAAATGGGGTGAGACTTTTGCCCTCGTGGACCCTATTCTAGGAGAATTCATCCCAAAGAGTGGGGTGCTCCAGGAAATAGCGCGCGGGTATGCGATCGTGCTTCATCGCCCCTGA
- a CDS encoding DUF2203 domain-containing protein produces MSRYYFTVEEVERILPKVKRHMEKLMTIHDELLALTGVKVHAYSPDLKAQILAININKRYHELSFKYFAELETLTRMGCYVKDVSQGLVDFYTKMGGKDLLLCWQYDESEVLYFHDEDSGFNGRQPIALLKERLADEQRALL; encoded by the coding sequence ATGTCCCGTTATTATTTCACCGTTGAGGAAGTCGAACGCATCCTTCCCAAAGTGAAACGCCACATGGAGAAACTCATGACTATTCATGACGAGCTCCTCGCCCTCACGGGGGTTAAAGTGCACGCGTACTCCCCTGATCTGAAGGCCCAAATACTGGCCATCAACATCAACAAGCGTTATCATGAATTGTCATTCAAATATTTTGCCGAACTCGAAACCCTCACACGGATGGGTTGCTATGTGAAGGACGTCTCTCAAGGGCTGGTTGATTTCTACACCAAAATGGGGGGAAAGGACCTATTGCTCTGCTGGCAATACGACGAATCCGAAGTGCTCTATTTCCACGATGAAGACTCTGGGTTCAATGGGAGACAACCCATCGCCCTGCTCAAGGAAAGGCTCGCGGACGAGCAGCGCGCGCTGTTATAG